The Camelina sativa cultivar DH55 chromosome 14, Cs, whole genome shotgun sequence genome includes a window with the following:
- the LOC104741562 gene encoding probable LRR receptor-like serine/threonine-protein kinase RFK1 translates to MYTEKKKKDVNIFFALYVFAIICFNFYSINALKLPQEEVDALEQIATTLGSSFWKFDAESCKVEMVGLTETPPPTAKQEIECECSPTNDTDCHIIRFAFKYHNLPGTLPQIVKLPYLQEIDLAYNYINGTLPREWAFSNLTFISLLANRLSGEIPKEFGNSSTLTYLDLEANAFSGTIPQELGNLVHLETLLLSSNKLTGHLPASLARLKNMTDFRINDLKLSGTIPSYIQNWKELKRLEMIASGLTGPIPAVISGLSNLLNLRISDIGGPVQPFPSLKNVTGLVKLVLKDCNISGQIPVYLSYMKKLETLDLSFNRLVGGIPSFAHSEDLRFIILTGNMLEGDAPDELLRDGITIDLSYNNLKWQSPESRSCRPNMNLNLNLFQSTSTKKSSKFLPCIKDFKCPRYSSCLHVNCGGSDIYVKEKNTKELYEGDGGVEGGAAKYYLKPGANWGFSSTGDFMDDNNFQNTRFTMFVPASNLSDLYKTARVAPVSLTYFHACLENGNYTINLDFAEIRFTNDDTYDRLGRRLFDIYIQEKLVAKDFNIMDEAKGALKPVIKPFTANVTNHFLTIRLRWSGKGTTRIPTRGVYGPIISAISIVSDSKPCERPKTGMSVGASIAIGIGAPCLIIFIVGILWWCGCLPGCGQRRKDPNEEELPSGTFTLRQIKFATDDFNPTNKIGEGGFGPVFKGVLADGRVVAVKQLSSKSRQGNREFLNEIGAISCLQHPYLVKLHGFCVERAQLLLVYEYMENNSLSHALFSPKHEQIPLDWPTRYKICSGIAKGLAFLHEESPLKFVHRDIKATNILLDKDLTPKISDFGLARLDEEEKTHVSTKVAGTIGYMAPEYALWGYLSFKADVYSFGVLVLEIVAGITNSNFMAAGDSVCLLEWANECLESGHLMQVVDERLRPEVDKKEAEAVIKVALVCTSASPTDRPIMSEVVAMLEGLYPVPETTPGTSRNSGDIRFKAFKDLRKEMENSSKTQRSVKSYPSSSSTSSGAGQERNKEEESRS, encoded by the exons ATGTAtaccgagaagaagaagaaggatgttAATATCTTCTTTGCATTATATGTTTTTGCAATCATTTGCTTCAATTTTTACAGTATAAATGCTCTCAAATTACCCCAAGAAGAAG TCGATGCTCTGGAGCAAATCGCTACCACATTGGGCTCGAGTTTCTGGAAATTTGATGCTGAAAGTTGTAAGGTTGAAATGGTGGGGTTAACCGAAACTCCTCCTCCAACAGCTAAGCAAGAGATAGAATGTGAATGCAGTCCCACTAACGACACTGATTGTCATATTATCAGATT TGCATTCAAGTACCATAATCTTCCAGGAACTCTTCCTCAAATAGTCAAGCTTCCCTACCTTCAGGAGAT AGACTTGGCCTACAATTACATCAATGGGACCTTACCACGGGAATGGGCTTTTTCAAATTTAACTTTTAT ATCTCTTCTTGCGAACCGGCTGTCAGGGGAAATTCCGAAAGAGTTTGGAAACTCTTCGACACTAACATACTT GGATCTCGAGGCGAATGCGTTTTCTGGAACTATTCCTCAGGAGCTTGGGAACTTGGTCCACTTGGAAACACT GTTGCTTTCCTCCAACAAATTGACGGGACATTTGCCAGCTTCACTAGCTAGACTAAAGAATATGACGGATTT CAGGATTAACGATCTCAAACTTAGCGGAACAATACCTAGTTACATACAGAATTGGAAGGAACTCAAGAGACT TGAAATGATTGCATCTGGTCTTACTGGTCCAATCCCAGCGGTCATCTCAGGTCTGAGCAATCTTCTTAATTT GAGGATCAGTGATATAGGTGGACCAGTCCAACCATTCCCTTCGTTAAAGAACGTAACAGGTTTAGTTAAACT GGTATTGAAGGACTGTAACATTTCTGGACAAATTCCTGTTTATCTCTCATATATGAAAAAGTTGGAGACACT GGATTTGAGTTTTAACAGGTTGGTTGGGGGAATTCCATCGTTTGCACATTCAGAAGACTTACGGTTTAT AATTTTGACTGGAAACATGCTTGAGGGAGATGCTCCAGATGAATTACTAAGGGATGGAATCACTAT TGATCTTTCATATAACAATCTCAAGTGGCAGAGTCCCGAGAGTCGTTCTTGTCGGCCAAACAT GAATTTGAATCTAAACTTGTTTCAGAGCACTTCCACGAAAAAATC GAGCAAGTTTCTGCCGTGCATCAAAGATTTCAAATGTCCTCGAT ATTCTAGCTGCTTGCATGTGAACTGCGGTGGAAGCGATATATATGTGAAggagaaaaacacaaaagaattaTATGAAGGAGATGGAGGGGTTGAAGGTGGTGCTGCTAAGTATTATTTGAAACCTGGCGCTAATTGGGGATTTAGCAGTACAGGGGACTTTATGGACGACAATAATTTCCAAAATACAAGATTTACCATGTTTGTCCCAGCATCTAACCTGTCTGATCTATACAAAACAGCAAGAGTAGCTCCAGTATCTCTTACTTACTTCCATGCCTGCTTGGAAA ATGGAAACTACACTATAAATCTAGACTTTGCTGAGATACGTTTCACCAATGATGACACCTATGACCGGCTTGGGAGGCGTTTGTTTGACATTTACATTCAG GAGAAATTAGTGGCTAAGGACTTCAACATCATGGATGAAGCCAAGGGAGCTCTAAAACCTGTAATAAAACCATTTACTGCCAATGTGACAAACCACTTTTTAACAATCAGGTTGCGTTGGTCCGGTAAAGGAACTACCAGGATTCCCACTAGAGGGGTTTATGGTCCTATCATATCGGCTATTTCCATAGTTTCAG ATTCTAAGCCGTGCGAACGTCCAAAAACTGGAATGAGCGTGGGAGCATCTATTGCTATTGGAATTGGAGCCCCATGTCTTATTATCTTTATCGTTGGAATTCTGTGGTGGTGTGGCTGCCTCCCCGGATGTGGTCAAAGGCGAAAAG ACCCCAATGAAGAAGAGTTGCCTTCTGGAACTTTTACATTAAGGCAAATCAAATTTGCTACAGATGACTTCAATCCAACTAACAAGATTGGAGAAGGTGGTTTCGGTCCAGTATTTAAG GGTGTGTTAGCAGATGGAAGAGTTGTAGCAGTTAAGCAACTCTCATCTAAATCGAGACAAGGGAACCGAGAATTTCTAAACGAGATTGGCGCAATATCTTGTCTTCAACATCCATATCTAGTCAAGCTTCATGGCTTCTGCGTCGAGCGGGCTCAGCTATTACTGGTGTATGAATACATGGAAAATAACAGTTTATCTCACGCGTTATTCA GTCCAAAGCATGAACAGATTCCACTGGACTGGCCTACTAGGTATAAAATTTGCAGCGGGATTGCAAAGGGTCTCGCGTTTCTCCATGAGGAGTCACCGTTGAAGTTTGTACACAGAGACATCAAGGCCACAAATATTCTATTGGATAAGGATTTAACTCCCAAGATATCTGATTTCGGATTGGCTAGGCTTGACGAAGAGGAGAAAACACATGTCAGCACAAAAGTCGCTGGGACTAT AGGATATATGGCACCAGAATACGCACTGTGGGGTTACCTAAGTTTCAAAGCAGATGTCTATAGCTTTGGCGTTTTGGTTCTAGAGATCGTCGCTGGCATAACCAACAGTAATTTCATGGCGGCAGGAGATTCCGTCTGTCTCTTGGAatgg GCTAACGAGTGCCTAGAATCAGGGCACTTGATGCAAGTGGTGGATGAGAGATTGAGGCCGGAAGTGGACAaaaaagaagcagaagcagTAATAAAAGTAGCTCTCGTGTGCACGAGCGCTTCTCCAACAGATCGTCCTATCATGTCAGAGGTCGTTGCGATGCTCGAAGGTCTCTATCCAGTGCCAGAGACAACACCAGGAACAAGTAGGAACTCAGGGGATATAAGGTTTAAAGCATTTAAAGATTTAAGGAAAGAAATGGAGAACAGCAGTAAAACTCAGCGTTCTGTTAAAAGTtatccgtcttcttcttcgacttcctCTGGGGCCggacaagaaagaaacaaagaagaagagtcaaGGAGTTGA
- the LOC104743619 gene encoding seipin-2-like — translation MVREDLEFFLGLVCCQIFFLSNSIALAGLVIKAIEFQVSLLTSLLTFPPWLLHYCFLILFDPFSTIRFGRRFLMARAAVISDMLFGTMNPFRLSWLNDTKRMFSVAYKFGWGMFWAVYVGIVLLGLLVSSLMVGGYMINRIADEPFVVKETLNFDYTKNSPEAYVPITSCAGVDCVGSCKESNEMSKIRGLRAIPRDQKLDITLSMTLPESAYNKKLGMFQVRVDFLSADGQTISSIRRPCMLRFRSEPIRLVQTFFKVVPLVTGYVSEIQTLRLKLKGFVEKDIPTACLKIIIEQRAEYRPGAGIPELYDASLSVESGLPFFKKVIWKWRKTLFVWISMSLFITELIFTLVCCRPLIIPRTRPRNRPPSNPTTGSR, via the exons ATGGTAAGGGAAGATCTGGAATTTTTCCTGGGTTTGGTTTGTTG tcaaattttttttctttcaaactcgATTGCTTTGGCTGGGCTAGTGATCAAAGCAATCGAGTTTCAAGTCAGTTTGTTGACAAGCTTACTCACATTCCCTCCATGGTTACTCCATTACTGCTTTCTCATCCTTTTCGATCCTTTTAGTACAATTAGGTTCGGCAGACGGTTTCTTATGGCAAGAGCTGCAGTGATTAGTGATATGTTATTTGGGACTATGAATCCCTTTAGGTTGAGTTGGTTAAATGATACCAAACGGATGTTTAGTGTTGCTTACAAGTTTGGTTGGGGTATGTTTTGGGCTGTTTATGTAGGCATTGTGCTTCTTGGCTTGTTGGTTTCGTCTCTTATGGTTGGTGGTTATATGATAAACCGTATAGCGGATGAACCATTTGTTGTCAAGGAGACTTTGAATTTCGATTACACCAAGAATAGTCCAGAAGCGTATGTGCCAATAACCTCGTGTGCTGGTGTTGACTGTGTGGGAAGTTGTAAGGAGAGTAATGAAATGTCGAAGATCAGAGGCTTACGTGCTATACCTCGAGACCAAAAGTTAGATATCACTCTTTCAATGACATTACCTGAGTCTGCATACAATAAAAAACTCGGCATGTTTCAG GTTCGGGTGGACTTCTTATCTGCGGATGGTCAAACGATTTCTAGTATAAGGCGTCCCTGCATGTTAAGATTCAGAAGTGAGCCTATCCGTCTTGTTCAGACATTCTTTAAAGTGGTTCCGTTAGTGACAGGATATGTCTCTGAGATCCAAACCTTGAGATTGAAGTTGAAAGGCTTTGTAGAAAAGGACATTCCCACCGCTTGTTTAAAGATAATTATCGAACAACGGGCGGAGTATCGACCCGGAGCAGGTATTCCAGAGCTGTACGATGCATCCCTGTCGGTTGAATCCGGTCTTCCTTTCTTCAAGAAAGTTATATGGAAATGGCGGAAAACTTTGTTCGTCTGGATCAGCATGAGTTTGTTCATTACAGAATTGATTTTCACGTTGGTTTGTTGCAGACCTCTGATTATACCAAGAACACGACCTAGAAACAGACCACCTTCAAACCCAACGACTGGAAGTAGATGA